One genomic region from Coffea eugenioides isolate CCC68of unplaced genomic scaffold, Ceug_1.0 ScVebR1_1478;HRSCAF=2333, whole genome shotgun sequence encodes:
- the LOC113755432 gene encoding stromal cell-derived factor 2-like protein: MAISFFGLVIFLFLTLDSDFTSSPISTASEGVQITYGSVIKLMHERTKFRLHSHDVPYGSGSGQQSVTGFPNVDDSNSYWIVRPVPDTNAQQGDTIKGGTTIRLQHTRTRKWLHSHLLNVPSRPVRKS, translated from the exons ATGGCAATCTCGTTTTTCGGTCTcgtcattttcctttttcttaccCTTGACTCCGATTTCACCTCTTCCCCCATCTCTACCGCTTCCGAAGGCGTCCAG ATTACTTATGGGTCAGTGATCAAGTTGATGCATGAGAGAACAAAGTTTAGGCTGCATTCGCATGATGTACCATATGGCTCTGGTAGTGGGCAGCAATCCGTCACTGGTTTTCCCAATGTTGATGACTCAAACAGCTATTGG ATTGTTAGACCCGTACCAGATACCAACGCCCAACAAGGGGATACAATCAAAGGTGGTACCACCATCAGGCTGCAACACACGAGGACCAGAAAATGGTTACATAGCCACTTGCTAAAT GTACCCAGCAGACCTGTTCGAAAGAGCTGA